In Streptomyces sp. DG2A-72, one genomic interval encodes:
- a CDS encoding response regulator — protein sequence MTDDPNQIGVLIVDDDFMVARVHRTFVERVPPFTVVGVATTGEEAIAAVDALRPDVVLLDLYLPDVFGLDVIPRLRTAGHDCDVMVISAAREGDTVRRAVRRGVVDYLLKPFEFEDLRSRLERYAAQRGRLLSTVVRSQADVDRVMASGAVPVPAASPLPKGMSVETAELIERTLRDCAGTLSASECATLTGVSRVSARRYLEYFHTTGNAEVSLRYGAAGRPERRYRFRGQPAVMR from the coding sequence ATGACCGACGACCCGAACCAGATAGGCGTCCTCATCGTCGACGACGACTTCATGGTGGCCAGAGTCCATCGCACCTTCGTCGAACGCGTTCCGCCCTTCACCGTCGTCGGCGTCGCCACCACCGGCGAGGAGGCCATCGCCGCCGTCGACGCACTCCGCCCGGACGTCGTCCTGCTCGACCTCTACCTGCCCGACGTCTTCGGCCTCGACGTCATCCCCCGGCTGCGCACCGCCGGCCACGACTGCGACGTCATGGTGATCAGCGCCGCACGGGAGGGCGACACGGTACGCCGGGCCGTGCGCCGAGGCGTCGTCGACTACCTGCTGAAACCGTTCGAGTTCGAGGACCTGCGCTCCCGACTGGAGCGGTACGCCGCCCAGCGCGGCCGGCTGCTCTCCACGGTCGTCCGCAGCCAGGCCGACGTGGACCGGGTCATGGCCTCGGGCGCCGTACCGGTGCCGGCGGCCAGCCCGCTGCCCAAGGGCATGAGCGTGGAGACCGCCGAACTCATCGAGCGCACCCTCCGCGATTGCGCCGGCACCCTGTCCGCCTCCGAGTGCGCGACCCTGACCGGTGTCTCCCGGGTCAGCGCCCGACGCTACCTGGAGTACTTCCACACCACCGGGAACGCGGAGGTCTCCCTGCGCTACGGCGCGGCAGGGCGTCCCGAACGCCGCTACCGGTTCCGCGGGCAGCCCGCTGTCATGCGGTGA
- a CDS encoding ATP-binding protein, with the protein MVTTFRRQTLAGEMLVLQLAIVVVVLVAVAGVSLAQSEATFNRVEGRRVAALAEQLAATPLVRSELAQPVPQEGLSRSGEVGCGSAAPRRGAGNCATSHHGAADDPRPIAAPRRSRISTQPAERLAPLVNSMQTQSGVTSVTVADAAGRIVSSTNATVIGDRLPLGEGAAAGRGWSGPLTLDGSHELVAQVPVLGATRQNLGRHLGTVMIGEADPTVWQRLSGASSYLLAYLGIASGLGVAGSWLLARRVKRQTLGLEPREIAGLAEHREAMLYGIAEGVIALDPAARLTLVNEMGRTLLDLPEECVGRSLDQLGIEGRLRDVLAGATPDQRDQVVVRHGRVLVMNRMTVTKDGRLLGSVTTLRDRTELARLEREIGSFRSSSELLRAQAHEFANQLHTISGLIQIGEQDEVVRYIRALSRHRQSLDITLSRRVRDTAVAALLTAKASLAAERKVTLRISDDTALDRLTPEDAADVATVVGNLVDNAVDAAAHDGGRWVEVELRQDASSVEIVVRDSGPGVAPELAQEVFQHGFTTKAAQEGERGIGLALTRLVCERHGGEISVANTPDGAMFTARMTVSHLTDAVAEGAT; encoded by the coding sequence GTGGTCACCACCTTCCGTCGCCAGACCCTCGCGGGCGAGATGCTGGTGCTCCAACTCGCCATCGTCGTGGTGGTGTTGGTGGCAGTCGCCGGCGTTTCCCTTGCCCAGTCCGAGGCGACGTTCAACCGCGTCGAGGGCCGCCGCGTCGCTGCGCTGGCCGAACAACTGGCCGCCACGCCCCTGGTGCGCAGCGAGCTCGCCCAGCCGGTGCCGCAGGAGGGCCTGAGCCGGTCGGGCGAGGTCGGCTGCGGTTCGGCAGCGCCCCGAAGGGGGGCGGGGAACTGCGCGACCAGCCACCACGGTGCCGCAGACGACCCACGACCCATCGCGGCCCCGCGGCGGAGCCGCATATCGACACAGCCAGCGGAGCGCCTGGCCCCGCTGGTGAACTCCATGCAGACCCAGTCCGGAGTCACCTCGGTCACGGTGGCCGACGCCGCCGGCCGGATCGTCAGCTCCACCAACGCCACGGTGATCGGCGACCGGCTGCCCCTGGGGGAGGGCGCTGCTGCGGGGCGCGGCTGGTCGGGGCCGCTGACGCTGGACGGCAGTCACGAGCTGGTGGCCCAGGTGCCCGTCCTCGGGGCTACGCGGCAGAACCTCGGCCGGCACCTCGGCACGGTGATGATCGGCGAGGCCGACCCGACGGTGTGGCAGCGCCTGAGCGGCGCGTCCTCCTATCTCCTCGCCTACCTGGGCATCGCCAGCGGTCTCGGCGTGGCCGGCTCCTGGCTGCTCGCCCGGCGCGTGAAACGGCAGACCCTCGGCCTGGAGCCACGTGAGATCGCCGGGCTGGCCGAACACCGCGAGGCCATGCTGTACGGCATCGCCGAGGGCGTGATCGCCCTGGACCCGGCGGCCCGGCTGACCCTCGTCAACGAGATGGGCCGGACCCTGCTCGACCTGCCCGAGGAGTGCGTGGGCCGGAGCCTGGACCAGCTCGGCATCGAGGGACGGCTGCGGGACGTCCTCGCCGGGGCCACGCCCGACCAGCGGGACCAGGTCGTCGTACGCCACGGCCGCGTCCTGGTCATGAACCGCATGACCGTGACCAAGGACGGCCGTCTGCTCGGCTCCGTCACCACCCTGCGGGACCGCACCGAACTCGCCCGCCTGGAGCGGGAGATCGGCTCCTTCCGCAGTTCGTCGGAGCTGCTGCGCGCGCAGGCCCACGAGTTCGCCAACCAGCTGCACACCATCTCCGGACTCATCCAGATCGGCGAGCAGGACGAGGTGGTCCGCTACATCCGCGCCCTGAGCCGGCACCGGCAGTCGCTGGACATCACGCTCAGCCGCCGCGTCCGCGACACCGCCGTCGCCGCCCTGCTGACCGCGAAGGCCTCCCTCGCGGCCGAGCGGAAGGTCACACTGCGGATCTCGGACGACACCGCGCTCGACCGGCTCACCCCTGAGGACGCCGCCGACGTGGCGACCGTGGTCGGCAACCTCGTCGACAACGCCGTGGACGCCGCGGCGCACGACGGCGGACGCTGGGTCGAGGTCGAGCTGCGGCAGGACGCCTCCAGTGTGGAGATCGTCGTACGGGATTCGGGTCCCGGTGTGGCACCGGAACTCGCCCAGGAGGTGTTCCAGCACGGCTTCACCACCAAGGCCGCCCAGGAAGGCGAGCGCGGTATAGGCCTGGCGCTGACCCGGCTGGTCTGCGAACGTCACGGCGGTGAGATCTCGGTGGCCAACACCCCCGACGGGGCCATGTTCACCGCGCGCATGACCGTCAGCCACCTCACCGACGCGGTGGCGGAAGGAGCGACATGA
- a CDS encoding tripartite tricarboxylate transporter permease: MNALNSLLDGFGTALTPINLLWAALGVLLGTAIGVLPGIGPAMAVALLLPVTYGLDPIAAFIMFAGIYYGAMFGGSTTSILLNTPGESAAVVAAMEGNPMAKSGRGSQALAAAAIGHFAGGLIGTILLVALAPTVADLAVDIGAPDYFAIMVLAFIAVTSVLGSSRIRGLASLLIGLTLGLVGLDQMTGQQRLTFGSLQLADGIDVVIVAVGLFAIGEALWVAAHLRRDPGEPIPVGRPWLGRGDVRRTWKSWLRGPFIGFPFGAIPAGGAEIPTFLSYVTEKRLSKHKDEWGKGAIEGVAGPESAASASAAGTLVSMLTLGLPTTAVAAVMLAAFQQYGIQPGPLLFEREPELVWGLIASLFVGMVLLLALNLPLAPLWAKLLRIPRPYLYAGILFFAMVGAYAVGGEVIDLVTLLVIGLIGFGMRRYGLPILPAVIGVILGPNAEQQLRRALQISDGSVSGLVNTPFAVTVYAVVVLLLVWPLLRKLVVRGGAKA; encoded by the coding sequence ATGAACGCCCTCAACTCCCTTCTGGACGGCTTCGGTACGGCCCTCACCCCGATCAACCTGCTGTGGGCGGCCCTCGGTGTGCTGCTCGGCACCGCGATCGGGGTGCTGCCCGGCATCGGTCCCGCGATGGCGGTCGCGCTGCTGCTGCCGGTGACGTACGGGCTCGACCCGATCGCCGCGTTCATCATGTTCGCGGGGATCTACTACGGCGCGATGTTCGGCGGCTCCACCACCTCGATCCTGCTCAACACGCCCGGCGAGAGCGCCGCCGTGGTCGCGGCCATGGAGGGCAACCCCATGGCCAAGTCGGGGCGTGGCTCGCAGGCCCTGGCTGCTGCCGCCATCGGTCACTTCGCGGGCGGCCTGATCGGCACGATCCTGCTGGTGGCGCTGGCGCCGACGGTCGCCGACCTGGCCGTGGACATCGGCGCTCCGGACTACTTCGCCATCATGGTGCTGGCGTTCATCGCCGTGACGTCGGTCCTCGGCTCGTCCCGGATCCGGGGACTCGCCTCCCTGCTGATCGGCCTGACGCTCGGCCTGGTGGGCCTGGACCAGATGACGGGGCAGCAGCGTCTCACCTTCGGTTCGCTCCAACTCGCCGACGGCATCGACGTGGTGATCGTGGCGGTGGGGCTCTTCGCGATCGGCGAGGCGCTGTGGGTCGCGGCGCATCTGCGGCGCGATCCGGGCGAGCCGATCCCGGTGGGCCGCCCGTGGCTGGGCCGCGGGGATGTGCGGCGGACCTGGAAGTCATGGCTGCGCGGCCCGTTCATCGGCTTCCCGTTCGGCGCGATTCCGGCGGGCGGCGCGGAGATCCCCACCTTCCTGTCGTACGTCACGGAGAAACGGCTGTCGAAGCACAAGGACGAGTGGGGCAAGGGCGCCATCGAGGGTGTCGCGGGACCGGAGTCGGCGGCGTCGGCCTCGGCGGCGGGCACGCTGGTGTCGATGCTGACGCTGGGGCTGCCGACGACGGCGGTCGCCGCGGTGATGCTGGCCGCGTTCCAGCAGTACGGCATCCAGCCCGGTCCGCTGCTGTTCGAGCGCGAGCCGGAGCTGGTGTGGGGGCTGATCGCGTCGCTGTTCGTCGGCATGGTGCTGCTGCTCGCGCTCAACCTGCCGCTGGCGCCTCTGTGGGCGAAGCTGCTGCGCATTCCGCGGCCGTATCTGTACGCGGGGATCCTGTTCTTCGCGATGGTCGGTGCGTACGCGGTCGGCGGCGAGGTGATCGACCTGGTCACCCTGCTGGTGATCGGGCTGATCGGGTTCGGCATGCGGCGCTATGGCCTGCCGATCCTGCCGGCCGTCATCGGCGTGATCCTCGGCCCGAACGCCGAGCAGCAGCTGCGGCGTGCCCTGCAAATCAGCGACGGCAGTGTCTCGGGGCTGGTCAACACGCCGTTCGCGGTGACCGTTTACGCGGTGGTCGTGCTGCTGCTGGTGTGGCCGCTGCTCCGGAAGCTCGTGGTCCGGGGCGGTGCGAAGGCCTGA
- a CDS encoding response regulator transcription factor → MDSEREPVRVVIVDDEQLVRMALRLVIDGEPDLTVVAEAADGNAAITVVDEQRPDVVLMDVRMPGRDGLSTTRELLTRPAPPRVLMLTTFDSDDLVLGALRAGALGFVLKDTQPPQILDAVRTVADGNPVLSPAATARVIAAATGPQSSHARSSTREAARKQLSTLTERERETARAIADGLGNPEIAQRLRISVATVKAHTGNLFAKLAVENRVQIALLVRDAEE, encoded by the coding sequence GTGGACAGCGAGCGGGAGCCGGTGCGTGTCGTCATCGTCGACGACGAACAACTGGTGCGCATGGCGCTGCGGCTCGTCATCGACGGCGAACCGGACCTGACCGTCGTCGCGGAGGCGGCGGACGGGAACGCCGCGATCACCGTGGTGGACGAGCAGCGGCCGGATGTCGTGCTGATGGACGTGCGCATGCCCGGCCGTGACGGTCTCAGCACGACCCGGGAACTCCTCACCCGACCGGCGCCGCCCCGGGTGCTCATGCTGACCACATTCGACTCCGACGATCTGGTGCTCGGCGCACTGCGCGCCGGAGCACTCGGGTTCGTCCTCAAGGACACCCAACCGCCGCAGATTCTCGATGCGGTGCGGACTGTCGCGGACGGCAACCCCGTGCTGTCTCCGGCGGCCACGGCACGGGTGATCGCCGCGGCCACCGGCCCGCAGTCCTCTCACGCTCGCAGCTCAACCCGCGAAGCCGCACGGAAACAGCTGTCCACACTGACCGAGCGAGAACGCGAAACCGCTCGGGCCATCGCGGACGGACTGGGCAACCCGGAGATCGCCCAGAGGCTGCGCATCAGCGTCGCGACCGTCAAGGCACACACAGGCAACCTGTTCGCCAAGCTGGCGGTCGAGAACCGGGTGCAGATCGCACTCCTGGTCCGCGACGCAGAGGAATGA
- a CDS encoding tripartite tricarboxylate transporter substrate binding protein produces MRLRTPLALLGAAVLVLVAPPLLTTGSGSDTGTQIPGLRFMVPNTPGGGYDITARTAAKNAEDAGLTHSIEVFNLPGAGGTVGLTRLVGEHGNGKLAMSMGLGVVGAARSNHAPKTLADTTPIARLTEEQDVVVVAKDSPYKSIDELIEAWKGDPGKLPVGGGSSPGGPDHLAPMLMARAAGIAPKEVNYIPFDGGGELLASILGNKVGFGVSGVGEYLDQIKAGELRVLAVTGPERVGELKDAPTLKESGYDVNFTNWRGIVAPPGLSAAERDKLTRLLEELHDSPEWQKSLEQNGWEDAFLTGEEFGDFLDAQDKRVVSVLKELGL; encoded by the coding sequence GTGCGTCTGCGCACCCCGCTCGCCCTGCTCGGGGCCGCCGTGCTGGTCCTGGTGGCACCGCCGCTGCTGACCACCGGCAGCGGCTCCGACACCGGCACACAGATCCCGGGCCTGCGCTTCATGGTCCCCAACACCCCCGGCGGCGGCTACGACATCACAGCCAGGACCGCCGCGAAGAACGCCGAGGACGCCGGACTCACGCACTCCATCGAGGTGTTCAACCTGCCCGGCGCCGGCGGCACCGTCGGACTGACCCGGCTGGTGGGCGAGCACGGCAACGGCAAGCTCGCGATGTCCATGGGCCTCGGGGTCGTGGGCGCGGCCCGCTCCAACCACGCGCCCAAGACCCTCGCCGACACCACCCCGATCGCCCGGCTCACCGAGGAGCAGGACGTGGTCGTGGTCGCCAAGGACTCCCCGTACAAGTCGATCGACGAACTGATCGAGGCATGGAAGGGCGACCCGGGCAAGCTTCCGGTAGGCGGTGGCTCCTCGCCCGGCGGGCCCGACCATCTCGCGCCGATGCTGATGGCGCGGGCCGCGGGCATCGCGCCGAAGGAGGTCAACTACATCCCCTTCGACGGCGGCGGTGAGCTGCTCGCCTCGATCCTCGGCAACAAGGTCGGCTTCGGGGTGTCCGGCGTCGGCGAGTACCTCGACCAGATCAAGGCGGGCGAGCTGCGAGTGCTCGCGGTCACCGGCCCGGAGCGCGTCGGCGAACTCAAGGACGCGCCCACGCTCAAGGAGTCCGGCTACGACGTGAACTTCACCAACTGGCGCGGCATCGTCGCCCCGCCCGGCCTGTCCGCCGCCGAACGCGACAAGCTCACCCGGCTCCTCGAGGAGCTCCACGACTCCCCCGAGTGGCAGAAGTCCCTGGAGCAGAACGGCTGGGAGGACGCCTTCCTGACCGGCGAGGAGTTCGGTGACTTCCTGGACGCCCAGGACAAGCGCGTGGTGTCGGTACTGAAGGAGCTGGGACTGTGA
- a CDS encoding sensor histidine kinase, protein MNTDVAPRLGWWQQTWRLAAAAAVGIPAWLSTGAVLHWQAAGTGSWFVTGDPMVALGCLTALLWRRRFPLVVAMTVAIASTTSTLATGAALLALASLSTRRRPVEIGVVGLAYVTASQFAIGLYPVQSPPGSLWFQLAFSALTAGIAVAVGMAIGARRVEVRSLRERAESAEREQTARAAQARALERNRIAREMHDVLAHRISLVAMQAGVLDHRSDLAAEENRVLVRGIADGSHQALEELRDVLGVLRADPGRPEPPQPSLDRIPDLVTDARTSGLDVTLTTTMTGTPSDVVGRTCYRVVQEGLTNAAKHAPGARIHIALDGTAGDQLHVSVHNSAATTRNAQPPASGFGLLGLTERVDLAGGKLDHHPTPDDGYLLTAQLPWPDPTHEKRT, encoded by the coding sequence GTGAATACGGACGTCGCGCCACGGCTCGGGTGGTGGCAGCAGACCTGGCGGCTGGCGGCAGCCGCGGCAGTGGGCATACCGGCCTGGCTCTCCACCGGTGCGGTACTGCACTGGCAGGCGGCCGGAACGGGCTCCTGGTTCGTCACCGGTGATCCGATGGTGGCTCTCGGCTGCCTGACGGCGCTTCTGTGGCGACGGCGGTTCCCGCTCGTCGTCGCCATGACGGTCGCGATCGCCTCGACCACGTCGACACTCGCCACCGGCGCCGCGCTTCTGGCGCTGGCCTCGCTCTCCACCCGTCGCCGTCCGGTGGAGATCGGGGTCGTCGGGCTGGCCTACGTGACCGCGTCACAGTTCGCCATCGGGCTCTACCCGGTCCAGAGCCCGCCCGGCTCGTTGTGGTTCCAGCTCGCGTTCTCGGCACTGACCGCAGGTATCGCGGTGGCCGTGGGCATGGCCATCGGAGCGCGGCGTGTCGAAGTGCGGTCCTTGCGAGAGCGGGCGGAGAGCGCGGAACGGGAACAGACCGCACGAGCGGCGCAGGCACGGGCCCTGGAACGCAACCGGATCGCCCGCGAGATGCACGACGTGCTCGCGCACCGGATCTCCCTGGTCGCCATGCAGGCAGGAGTGCTGGACCACCGCAGCGACCTCGCAGCAGAGGAAAACCGCGTGCTGGTCCGCGGCATCGCCGACGGCTCCCACCAAGCCCTGGAAGAACTACGGGATGTCCTCGGTGTGCTCCGGGCCGATCCGGGCCGACCGGAACCACCCCAGCCCTCCCTCGACCGCATCCCCGACCTGGTGACCGACGCCCGCACCTCCGGACTGGACGTCACGCTCACCACCACCATGACGGGGACACCGTCCGACGTCGTCGGACGAACCTGCTACCGGGTCGTCCAAGAAGGACTGACCAACGCCGCCAAACACGCCCCGGGCGCACGCATACACATCGCCCTCGACGGAACAGCGGGCGACCAACTCCACGTCAGCGTCCACAATTCCGCGGCCACCACAAGAAACGCTCAACCACCGGCGTCGGGCTTCGGCCTACTCGGTCTCACCGAACGAGTCGACCTCGCCGGCGGAAAACTCGACCATCACCCCACACCCGACGACGGATACCTCCTCACCGCCCAACTACCCTGGCCGGACCCCACCCACGAAAAGAGAACCTGA
- a CDS encoding CBS domain-containing protein, with protein MTQHVRDIMTSTPVTVDPLTSVTAVARLMRDQDIGDVLVTEEGRLRGIVSDRDLVVRAVAEGEDPEHTTVAQVCSGDVFSVGPDDDVDRVAELMREHAVRRIPVVADEHPVGIVTLGDLAVERAPETPLGNISASKPNR; from the coding sequence ATGACTCAGCACGTACGCGACATCATGACCAGCACACCCGTGACGGTCGACCCGCTCACGTCCGTGACCGCGGTGGCCCGGCTCATGCGGGACCAGGACATCGGGGACGTCCTGGTCACCGAGGAAGGACGGCTGCGCGGCATCGTCAGCGACCGTGACCTCGTGGTCCGTGCCGTTGCCGAGGGCGAGGACCCGGAGCACACGACCGTGGCCCAGGTGTGCAGCGGCGATGTGTTCAGCGTCGGCCCCGACGACGACGTCGACCGGGTGGCCGAGCTGATGCGCGAGCACGCCGTACGCCGGATACCGGTCGTGGCGGACGAGCACCCCGTGGGCATCGTCACCCTCGGCGACCTGGCCGTCGAACGGGCCCCGGAAACGCCGCTCGGGAACATCAGCGCCTCCAAGCCCAACCGGTAG
- a CDS encoding tripartite tricarboxylate transporter TctB family protein: MTTQTDTPPAETAGRGSWLREHSELGVCALLLALGVLVLTDALTMDVDIAQRGPVGPKTVPIVVGIGLLVIAALLAVDVLRGGRGQAETGEDIDLSEPADGRTVLLLTGVFLGAAVLIEPLGFPAAGALLFWGAAFALGSRRIDRDPLIAAVLSLVTYAVFNNLLGVPLPGGPLMGAL; the protein is encoded by the coding sequence GTGACGACACAGACGGATACTCCCCCCGCCGAGACGGCCGGCCGTGGCTCGTGGCTGCGCGAGCACTCCGAACTCGGCGTCTGCGCCCTGCTGCTGGCGCTCGGCGTGCTGGTGCTGACCGACGCGCTCACCATGGACGTCGACATCGCCCAGCGCGGTCCCGTCGGCCCGAAGACGGTGCCGATCGTCGTCGGCATCGGGCTCCTCGTCATCGCCGCGCTCCTCGCCGTGGACGTGCTGCGCGGCGGCCGTGGCCAGGCGGAGACCGGCGAGGACATCGACCTGTCCGAACCCGCCGACGGGCGCACGGTGTTGTTGCTCACCGGGGTGTTCCTCGGCGCGGCCGTCCTCATCGAGCCGCTGGGCTTCCCCGCCGCGGGCGCGCTGCTCTTCTGGGGCGCCGCCTTCGCTCTCGGCAGCCGCCGCATCGACCGCGACCCGCTCATCGCGGCCGTCCTGTCCCTCGTCACCTACGCCGTCTTCAACAACCTGCTCGGAGTGCCGCTGCCCGGTGGCCCCCTGATGGGAGCGCTGTGA
- a CDS encoding CBS domain-containing protein, with protein MTRQIRDVMSPGAAAVEPMTTVARAARLMREQNVGDVLVAYDCDLFGVLTDRDIVVRTLAEGRDPDTTAVGSVCTRPPVVTLTPDDTTDRAAELMRRHAVRRLPVVERGGCPVGVVSLGDLATVDDPRSALADISRADPTR; from the coding sequence ATGACCCGGCAGATACGTGACGTGATGTCGCCCGGCGCGGCAGCCGTCGAGCCGATGACGACCGTCGCGCGGGCGGCCCGGCTGATGCGGGAGCAGAACGTCGGCGATGTGCTGGTGGCGTACGACTGCGATCTGTTCGGTGTGCTCACCGACCGCGACATCGTGGTCCGGACGCTCGCCGAGGGCCGCGACCCCGACACCACCGCCGTCGGATCGGTGTGCACGCGCCCGCCCGTGGTGACCCTGACCCCCGACGACACCACCGACCGGGCGGCCGAGCTGATGCGCCGCCACGCCGTCCGGAGGCTGCCGGTCGTCGAACGGGGCGGCTGCCCGGTCGGCGTCGTCAGCCTCGGCGACCTCGCCACGGTCGACGACCCGCGTTCCGCGCTGGCCGACATCAGCAGGGCGGATCCCACCCGCTGA
- a CDS encoding serine protease, with the protein MGRLRTSGGTRVRRTVLGALAGVAALLATGVTAAPAGATTEEPGAVPLAAQERARDFWTSERMRQAIPLDVLSVDRSDVTASAPRQGKKTVVAPSAPSSPVGTLAIPNSGGAWTGGGAVVKTAGRVFFTYQGRTASCSGNAVTSANKSTVMTAGHCVKLEGAWHTNWVFVPGYHDGQAPYGRWSATKTLSTPQWTASEDINYDIGAAVVAPLDGKSLTDVVGGQGLAFNTGYNKAMYAFGFPAAAPYDGEKFIYCSGTTYRDFLLSSDHGMTCNMTGGSSGGPWFTQFDEATGTGLQSSVNSFKYNFLPNAMYGPVFGADAQNLYRTAQSS; encoded by the coding sequence ATAGGCAGACTCCGCACATCCGGCGGTACCCGCGTCCGGCGCACCGTCCTCGGCGCGCTGGCCGGCGTCGCCGCCCTCCTGGCCACGGGCGTCACCGCCGCCCCGGCCGGTGCCACCACTGAGGAACCGGGAGCGGTGCCCCTCGCGGCGCAGGAACGCGCCCGTGACTTCTGGACCTCTGAGCGGATGCGGCAGGCCATCCCGCTCGACGTCCTGTCCGTCGACCGCTCCGACGTGACAGCCTCGGCCCCACGCCAGGGCAAGAAGACCGTCGTCGCACCGAGCGCCCCGTCCTCCCCCGTCGGAACCCTGGCCATCCCCAACAGCGGTGGCGCCTGGACCGGAGGCGGGGCCGTGGTGAAGACCGCGGGCCGGGTGTTCTTCACCTACCAGGGCCGCACCGCGTCCTGCTCCGGCAACGCGGTCACCAGCGCCAACAAGAGCACGGTGATGACCGCCGGCCACTGTGTGAAGCTGGAGGGGGCCTGGCACACCAACTGGGTGTTCGTGCCCGGATACCACGACGGACAGGCGCCGTACGGCAGGTGGTCGGCGACCAAGACGCTGTCCACGCCGCAGTGGACGGCCAGTGAGGACATCAACTACGACATAGGCGCGGCCGTGGTCGCACCTCTCGACGGCAAGAGCCTCACGGATGTCGTCGGCGGCCAGGGCCTGGCCTTCAACACCGGCTACAACAAGGCGATGTACGCCTTCGGCTTCCCCGCCGCCGCCCCGTACGACGGCGAGAAGTTCATCTACTGCAGCGGCACCACCTACCGGGACTTCCTGCTGTCCAGCGACCACGGCATGACCTGCAACATGACCGGTGGCTCCAGCGGAGGCCCCTGGTTCACCCAGTTCGACGAGGCGACCGGCACCGGTCTGCAGTCCTCGGTGAACAGCTTCAAGTACAACTTCCTGCCGAACGCGATGTACGGGCCGGTCTTCGGCGCGGACGCGCAGAACCTGTACCGGACCGCCCAGTCGTCCTGA